TGATTGGCGCGGCGCCCGTTTGGGAAGCCGGTTCTGGCCGTGTCACCGGTTTTGACGTTATCCCACTTTCAAAGCTCGAGCGCCCGCGTGTGGATGTGACCCTGCGCATTTCAGGCTTTTTCCGCGATGCTTTCCCCCAGCTTGTGAGCCTGTTTGACAGTGCTGTGCGGGCAGTGAGCGAGCTGGACGAGCCAGCAGAGGCCAACCCCATCGCAGCACGTGTTCAAAACGAGGCAGCACAGCTACAAGCTAAGGGGGTGGAGCCAAAAGAAGCGCAGCGAAGAGCATCCCTTAGGGTCTATGGTTCAAAACCCGGTGCTTATGGCGCTGGGCTGCAGGCACTTATTGATGAGCGGATCTGGACTGAGCGGAGCGATTTTGCCGAGGCCTTCCTTGAATGGGGCGGTTATGGTTATGGCGCTGGAGTGCAGGGAGTTCGTGATAAGGACGGCTTGTCTGAGCGCTTGAAAACCGTTGATGTGGTGGCGCACAATCAGGACAACCGCGAGCATGACCTGCTGGATTCCGATGACTACTATCAGTTTGAGGGTGGACTTGCGGCGACCGTGGAAACTCTAAAGGGGGAAGCCCCCAAGGTTTACCACAATGACCATTCGCGTCCCGAGCGCCCTGTGATCCGCAGTTTGAGCGAGGAAATTGGCAGAGTGGTTCGAGGACGTGCAGCAAATCCCAAGTGGATCGCCGGTGTGATGCGCCACGGATACAAGGGGGCATTTGAAATGTCCGCAACTCTCGATTATCTTTTTGCATTCGGGGCAACCACCAACGCGGTTGAGAACCACCACTTTGACCAGCTCCACGAGGCGTATCTGGTGAATGAAGAAGTGCAGGCGTTCTTGAGGGAGAACAATACACCGGCGCTTCTGGAAATGACTGATCGCTTTTTGGAGGCAATCGAACGGGGCCTGTGGAACCCACGACGCAACAGTGCGCATTATGATCTATTGGCGTTACAAACTGAATTAAAAGGGGCAAATTATGACAGTTAAAAAATCCGAGATGACACAGGAAGAACTGGATGCTCGCCATGCTGAAAAAATGCGCAAAAAAAAGGCTGCCCGTGACAAGATCATGGCAACCAAGACCATCGAAAAAGGCCTGTTGATTGTCCATACCGGCAAGGGCAAGGGCAAATCTACCGCCGGGTTTGGAATGATTTTCCGCAGTCTTGGCCATGGGCACAAGGTGGCTGTGGTCCAGTTTGTTAAAGGGCGCATTGAAACCGGCGAACGCATGGCGCTGGAGAAGTTTGAGGATCAGGTCACCATCAAGCGCATGGGCGAGGGCTTTACGTGGGAAACGCAGGATCGCCAGCGCGATATTGCAGCGGCGCGCGCCGCATGGGATTCCGCTAAAGAGCTGATTACCGGCGGCGAGCATCGTTTGGTGCTTTTGGATGAGCTGAATATCGTTCTGCGCTATGACTACCTGCCTATTGAAGAGGTGGTGGAATTCTTCAAAAACGAAAAGCCAAACGATGTGCATGTGGTTGTCACGGGCCGTAATGCCAAGGACGAGCTGATTGAGGTGGCTGATCTTGTAACCGAAATGGGCCAGATCAAGCACCCGTTCCGCTCCGGCGTAAAGCCGCAGGAAGGCATCGAGTTTTAATCGCTTAACGTTTACTAGGAAAATAAAATGGCAGTCCCAGCGCTCATGGTTCAGGGCACCGGCTCCAACGTGGGCAAAAGCCTTATCGTTGCGGGCCTAGCCCGCGCGTTTAACCGGCGGGGCTTGAAGGTGCTGCCGTTTAAACCGCAAAACATGTCCAACAATGCCGCCGTCACAGATGACGGCGGCGAAATCGGCAGGGCGCAGGCGTTGCAGGCCCTTGCTGCGGGCGTTCCTTCAAGCGTGCATATGAACCCGGTTTTGCTGAAGCCCGAAACAGAAACGGGCGCGCAGGTTATTGTACAGGGAAAACGCTTTGGCACCATGAAGGCGCGTGAGTATGGCAGCCGAAAAAGTGAGCTGCTTCCCTTCGTACTGGAGAGTTTTTCAAAGCTGGAAAAGCAAGCGGATCTTGTCCTTGTAGAAGGGGCTGGCTCTCCGGCGGAGGTGAACCTGCGCGCTGGTGATATTGCCAATATGGGTTTTGCCGAGGCGGCTGACCTTCCTGTGCTGCTGGCGGGTGACATTGACAGGGGCGGGGTAATTGCCTCCCTTGTGGGCACTTGGTGCGTACTTGAAGAAGCCGAGCGGGCCCGTATCAAGGCGTTTTTTATTAATAAGTTTCGCGGCGACCCGAGCCTGTTTGATAGCGGTCTGCAGGAAATTGTGGGGCGTACCGGCTGGACCAATGCAGGCGTAGTACCGTGGTTTGCTGATGCCGCCAAGCTTCCGGCGGAAGATGCGCTAGGGCTTGAAGATGGTATGGGCGAGGGTCCGCTTAAAATCATCGTGCCGGTGACAAGCCGTATCGCCAATTTCGATGACCTTGACCCCTTGCGCCTAGAACCGAATGTTACTCTTGAACTGGTGGAGGCAGGCAGACCCTTGCCTGCGGATGCGCAAGTGGTTCTTCTTGCGGGCAGCAAGTCCACCATAGGGGATTTGAGTTTTTTACGTGCCCAAGGATGGGATATTGACCTTAAAGCCCATGTACGGCGCGGCGGCGTGGTTCTGGGCCTGTGTGGCGGCTACCAGATGCTGGGTAAGACGATTGCCGATCCTGAAGGTGTTGAAGGAGGCGGGCATGTGGAAGGACTGGGACTACTTGATGTCCACACGGTTCTGTCACCGAAGAAATCCGTTGTGCAGAATGAGGGAACTCACAAGGCATCCGGTGCCCGTGTAAGCGGCTATGAAATTCACGCGGGCCAAACATCCGGCCCAGATTGCCAACGTCCCTACCTGAACCTTTCGCAGGGCGAGGAGGGGGCATGCTCCAAAGATCACCGGGTATTTGGAACCTATCTTCATGGTGTTTTCACATCCGATGAGTTTAGGCAGAGTTTTTTGAAGGATTTGGGGAGCCATAGCTCTCTTGGGTATGCAGCGCAGGTGGAAGAAGGGCTGGATGCCCTTAGTGACCATGTGGAAACGCATATGGATCTGGATCAGCTGCTGGAGATTGCTCGCCAGCGCTAACCATCAAGCGGCAAAGGCAACCACTGCAACTGCTAGAGCTTGCAAACTACATGCGCTCACCATCACCTGAAGTGCCCTGCTGATATCACAGGTGTCCAGCTGGATGCGCCCCTCAGGGTTCATATAAGGGTCATCAACCTTATAGCCGGTGTAAACACGCGGACCGGCAAGGGCTACATTAAGAGCGCCCGCCATAGCAGCTTCCGGCCAGCCCGCATTGGGGGAGCGATGTTGGCGGGCGTATTTGAAAATTGTGCGAAATGCGCGGGAGACAGAGCCGCCCACAATGGGCGCTGAGAGAGAAATGAATACACCGGAAAGACGGGACGCAGGCAGATTGACCAGATCATCAAGGCGAGCTGCGGCCCAACCAAAATCCGTGTGTCGCTCCGTTTTGTGGCCAATCATACTGTCTGCGGTATTAATCGCCTTGTAGGCAAGTAGCCCCGGCAACCCCAAGAGCAGGAACCAGAAAAGGGGAGCTGTGATGCCGTCCGAGAAATTTTCTGAACATGATTCAATAGCGGCGCGGGAAACGCCCGCTTGGTCCAGAGTTTTGGGATCTCGGCCTACAATCATAGAAACCGCATAACGCCCTTGCTCCAGCCCGCGGCGCAATCCGGTCTCCACTGCCTTTACATGCTGGTAAAGGCTCTTTTGCGCCAGAAACACAGCGCCGATTACTGCAATACCTGCCTCACCAAAAGGCAGCAGGCGCAAAAGCGTTTCCAGAAAAATCCCGAGAACTAATGCTGCGGCGGTTAAGGAGATGATGAAACAAAGGCCAGTGAGTTTCTTACAGGCGGGAGAGAGGCCGTCTTTATTGAGCCTGAGGTCCGCAGTGCCGATCAAATTGCCGATAAGGACAATAGGGTGCGGCAAGCGCCTCCAGAGCCACTCGGGCTCCCCAAAAAGTGCATCCAGAATAATTGCGGCTAAAACGATGAGGGGGGTGTATTCAAAAGCAAGCACAGAATTACACCTGCTCTTTATGGGCTAACAAGGCTTGCTGAACTCTTGCGCGCTCATGTTCGTTTTTTGGCAGTCCAAAGCGGATCCACTTGGAGTTATAATCGAAGACACGTGTCCAGATGTGATGCTTTGCCAAACTCTGATGGAGTGCCAACGCATCTTCAGCTTCTACCAGCGTGTAAAGGCTGGTACTGCCTTTGATGGCAAGCCCGTGGGTTTTAAGAAGCTCATGGAAAGCGCTGGTCTCAATTTCCAGTTTTTGGAGCATGTCCTCTTGCCACTTGGTGTCTGCAAGGGCTGTTGCGCCAATGCTTAAAGCTGGGCCGGACACCGCCCAGCTTCCAAGCTCGTGCTCCAGATAGTCAGTGATCGCCTTGTGCCCGATTGCAAAGCCAAGACGTAGCCCCGCAAGGCCGAAGAACTTGCCAAATGAGCGAAGCACCAAAACAGGTTCCTCCTTCACATGTGGCAGGATGCTCCTATTGGGTGTTATCTCCGCAAAAGCTTCATCAACAATTAGCAGACCTTTTTGCTGTTTGAGCGTCTTAGAAAGCTCCAGTATTTCTTCATGGCTATAACTGCGGCCATCGGGGTTGTTGGGGTTTACCAGCACGACCAGTTTACAGCCTTGTGGAACCTGCGAAATGTGCGTGACTTCACAAACCGTAAAACCAGCATTCTCCCAGCTTTCAGCATGGCTGGTATAGGTGGGCTTGAAGATTGCAACAGGCTGAGGCTCAAAATAGCTTGGCAACCGGTGCAGCAGGCTTTGTGTACCCGGCGCCGCTGTTATGTGAAGATGAGACGGAACACGGTAATAGGAGCGCGCTGCAGTTATCAAAGCATCGTGCGCGCCGTCTTCCGGGAGCGGCTCTAAAGATGGGGAGACTAACGAAAGGTCTAGCGGATAGGCCTGCGGATTAATGCCGGTTGAAAGGTCCAGCCACTCATCGCGCGTGCCGCCATACTGGCAAATGGCCTTTGATAAATCTCCACCGTGTTTCATTTTTCTTCCGCAGCCCTAAACAATAGATAGAGCTGCTTATCGCGGGATACACCCAGTTGCAAACCTATTCAGTGGTTGGGTGTTGAAAGCTGGAGAGGTAAATCTGTTTGTAAGGTGCTCAAGGAAGCGGCGGCCAGCAACTTCCTTGAGCACTTACGGGCACACAGGCAAGAGAGATTTACTTTTCGACACCACTGGTTTTCAAAATCTCTTCCTCTGTACGCTGCCACAGTTCAAAGGCCATGGGGTTGTTCTGTTCTTCCAGAATATGCCCGACAAGACCAATGGAACGGGCCATAACCCCGATGCCGCGGACAATGTTCCAAGGGAACTGGAATTCACAGCAGATGGCACCAATTGCACCTGTTGCATTGATTGGCAGAACTTTGCCGGAAGCTTGTTCGGCTTCTTTTTGCACCAGCTGGATCAGTTCTACATATTCACCGGCCATACCGTTTTCAGCTGCAATTTCGAAAAGGCGCGGGGTACGCGGATCAATGGGTTTGTGAACCGGATGACCAAGGCCTGGCACAATAGCCTTGCGGCTTCTGAAGTCGGCAACAATGTCCTTTGCAAGGGCTTTAAGGTCGACGCCAGTACCCAATTTTTCAGGGGGCAGGGCTGCACTGAGCATTTTGGCAGCCCCTTCCATGGACCCCACGAAAACAGTGCCGAGGCCACAAAGGCCCGCAGCAACGGCTGCCTGAAGGGATTCAGGGGCACCCATATAGGTAATCCGTGCGGCTAGAGCAGAAGGAGTGATGCCATGTTCGACCAATGTCAACACGATGGCGTTGAACACGCGCGATTCTTCCGGTGTTGGTGCGCGGTACTTTAAGAGAAGGAAGGCCAGATCGCCCAAGTTCATGTGACCGAGGATTTCGTTGGGTAGATCAAGGCCATGAACATTAATCTTGTCCGCAGTGCTCCATCCGATTCGCGAAGTAATCTCGTCTTTACGCTTGGGCATAGTTAAACCTCCACTTTTCAATTGTGTAACCGCATTGACGTGCTTTTTATGTCGAGCACGAAGTTCTCTGGGCTGCGTTCAGGTCCTTATTTGTGACCTGAGTCTTCAGCCAGCGCCTCCCTCTGGCAAAAGAACATTAAATTCACTATAGAGAATAGCTTTCTAATATGTGAATAATTGAATGTCCGCAAGACTGGTGTAACAGGAAAAGGTTTTTCTATTACCAATGGCGAACTATTGGGCCCTAAAGAGCTGGTGTGTGTGTGGAAATGGTGATGCAAAGTGCCGGAGAATGTGGAGTGACGCAAAAAAGACTTTCTATTAAATCTTCTGGCCTGCTAAGAGGTTCGGCACTATGGCTAAGGATAATATAAAATACGTGGGTGCCGTTGAAGGGGCTGTGAAAGTGATGCGCTATCTGGTGCGCGCTGGGCGGCCCGATGGTGTTGCCTCTATCGGCCGTGAGACAGATTTAAATGTCTCAACCACATTCAACATCTTAAAAACACTGGCAAAAGAAGATCTTGTCTCTTTCGATGCCTCCCGCAAGACCTATGCAATAGGGATGGGGGTGCTGGAGTTCTCTATTCCTTTGCTGGGCAAGAGCCAGAGCAAGCTTATTTACCCAATTCTGGTGCAACTTGCTCAAGAGCACCAGATCATGATCACTTTGTGGACTGTGACAGCGGGAGACAGAATTATCTTGAGTGAGCGAGTTGCTCCGTCCAATATTGTGCGCGCTGATATGGAAATTGGTGCAAGACTGCCATCTTTGATTGGTGCCGTGGGCCGCTGTATCGCGGCGCGCTTGCCCTTGTCCAAAGAGGATGCAAAAGAAGCATTCGAGACATTCCGCTGGCAAAACTCCCCCGGCTTTGATGCCTACTGGCAGGATGTAGAGGCCGCGCGGGCAACCGGCTATGCCTTTGACCGTGGAAACCTGTTCAAGGGAATTGATGTTGCTGCCGCTGTAGTTTGTGATCAGGAAGGGCAGCCCAAGCTGGGCCTTAGTGCCATTTCAATCGCTGGGCAGGTGGAAGATGCGGAGCTTGTTGAAGTCGCAAATGATCTGACAAAGGCCTCAACGTTGATCGAAAAAAGCCTGTTCGGTGCTATTGCGCGGGAAAGTTGAAAGAAAGCTGGGAGGAATGTTGGCGCTCACTTTTTGTGGAAGAGTTCAGACTTTCTCACCAGCAATATGTGTAAGCCCCAGACCGAGAAGGGTCCGGGGCTTTTAAGCGGCTCCAACTTGAGTTGGGCGATGGCAGTAAGCGTACTATGAAAATACGAAGTCGTCAGCGCTAAAGCCGGATGCGGCTATCTGTTACTGGTTATGAGTCTGGACCCTAAGTCGTCGCCTTCACCACCTGTTAGAATAATTTCGGAGTTTATCACCTTCATCAGTGATGTCAGCCACGTCGGTGATGTCGCTTCCAGTGCCACCATATACATAGAGATCGATTTCATTATGGTAGCTGGAGTTGTCTGTGAGATCTATCTGGAAGTAGTCGTCCTCACTTCACAGATCGGCGTAGATGTACTTTAATTTGATTACGCCATTTGGTTATCTTGTCGTATTGGAGTAGGACAATGCGGCAGCCCGTTTACCTCGTATTATTTAATTATTAAATATCTGAAATAGTATTTATTAAGTATAAATCGATGAGGAAGTGTTATGTATACTGTAACGGAATCTTGATGTTAATAAGATTTATTGCTCCTAGGTAAGCTATTTTCTATGTAGGTGGTTATTTCTATTTCTCCATTAGAGTGTTGGTGGTTGAGGTGAAGTTATTGGGTCCTCATATTCTCAAGCAGTTTGGCTTGGGTTTTCAAAAACGATAGTGCTCCTCAACGTAGTTGGCATAGGTTTTCAGATAAAGTTATGTGCTGCAATGGAGCAGTTTTCTTCCAAATATACAGCTTGCCAGTTTAGATGCGATTATTTGCGTCACTCTTTGGTGGCGCCAAACTTTGGCTCCGGCAGGCCCTGTGTGCCCAGACCGTGCACGGCAAATATGCTGCCTGGTTTTGGGTGCCGACTAAGCTCTTCACCGGTTAAAAATGACTGCTGTGAAGTGACGAAGAGTGTTTCATAATTATCGCCGCCAAATGTAACACAAGTGGTGCCGCGAACCGGCATATCAATCTCCCGATCAAGCCGACCGGAGGGATCAATACGCAAAATCTTACCGCCCAGATTCAAGGCGAACCAATAGTAGCCTTCTGCGTCGACCGTAGCGCCGTCTACAATTGCCGGGGAGCGTTCTTCCACGGAGAAGAAAGGTCTGCGGTTGTGGATATGCCCAGTGTCAATATCAAGATCAAAAACATAGATTATGCCTCCCTTGGTATCACCGAAGTACATGCGTGCATCCTTAGGGTCGAAGGCAATCCCGTTGCTGCATATGAAAGAGAAGTCTTGAGCAACTTTACGGCAGGTTAAATCCGGTTCCAGACAATAGATGTGAGCGGACTTATCGCTCAAGCGTGTGTCCATGCTGCCGCACCAGAAGCGCCCACGACGGTCAATTTTCCCATCGTTAAGCCGGTTTTGCGGATGCTCTGGTTCCGGATCAATAATCTTCTCAAAAACTCCAGTTTCAAGGTCAAAAGTACAGAAACCGGAATTGGTTCCGCAGATGAGGCCGCCGCCGGTTCTGAGCCCAAAGCTCCCCACCTGTTCCGGTAGTTCCCAAGATCTGCGCTCCCCGCTGACAATGTTCAATCGTCGAATTGAGGGGCGCTTTGAGCTGTTTGGATCGGGGGCCGGACCAACGTGATCGGACCAGTACACAGATGTTTCCTCCGCAACCCAAAGGGGAGCTTCGCCCAAACCGTCATCGCATTCCCAAAGGCACTCAATGTCTACCATAACAAGCTCCTTGAATGACCCTTAGCCTACGCCTGCTAGGTCTGTGTGCAAGATACTATTTCAGCTCTATTTCGGTTTGCCTAATAGGGGAGCGGTCCCTTATTTTCTTTAGGCGATTTGGTTAACTGTAAAGCGCTAATGGAAGATTGTAGGCGTTGGAGTGCAGCTAATGCCGATCAAAATGTATCTGCCTGGTTTGATGATGAGTATTGGTCCAAAATTGTCTGGTGATCATGGATAATTTGGCCAAAATGATGCTCCCAGAGCTCAATGCCCTTTCGTCCGGACTTATCGAGTGAAGAGCCGATCACTGCATCTCCTATTAAGGTGGGGTTGAGGCCTGCATCAAAAAGAGCGAAACCAGCTGCAAGAACACAGGTTTCAGCCTGAATGCCGCAAACCAGAACACGTTCTGGCTTGCAGGTGGCAAGATAGTCCATCAGTTCGCTTGGAGGAAGGTATCCATATTTTATGAATACTCGATCAGCTTTAACAATGCTCTCATCATCTTCGTTGGGAACCCAGTTTAATTGCCTGTCAAATGGTACAATTGCTTCATTGTGACGGATTACCGTTGCCACGGACGGCATAAGACCCGCCAAGCGCTGAACCCGAGTGATTACCCACTCCGGCGGAGAAAAATTAGGCTGTAAATCAACAATCAGAAGGATTTCGTTCATAACCCCAAACCTATGATGATGCATGGCTTGAAAGGGGCACTGCGACAACCCCCCCAGTGTTCCCATAGATTATACGGATTCAGTCCGCTCACAAATAGTAAAAACCAGCAGAGTCTTGCTGTGTACGGAGATCGCCCGAGATAAAAGGAATTGCCTCTGGGCTTGTATACTCTTAATATTGGGGGAGGTTGGAGGCGTCGACCGGACTGCTAACATATAGTTAAAACAACGCATTAACCATAAAGTGAGTAAAAATTACCCCATTGAAAAATAAGGGTTTTTGGAAATAAAGTCACTCACTTTTTTGGGCTGATTTTAGCAGGTGCCGAGCCCCTTCTTTCCCTAGAATTTTCCTCTGTGCCATGCGCGTATATAGCTCAGCCTGTTCCAGCTTTGTCCAGCCAAACATGGACAGAAGTTGACTGGCTGTAGCCCCGCTCTCAGCCGCTATAACAGCCCCCGCTTTTCTGATGCCATGCGCAGAGCAGTGGGGCAATCCGGCCATATCGAACCAGCTCCGCATACGATTGCCAAAGCCCTTCACAGTGTAAGGCTCGCCTGTTCTTGTAACCAAGAATATATTGTGCCCATGCTCTACCCTTGATAGCGCCTCTGCCAAGGGCGGCAATACAGGAAGATCAATAGTTACAGGGGTTTTCTGGAGCTTGCTGGACTTCTTCGGCGTGATTTTAAACATCAGCTGCGGGCCGTCCGGCGTGGCTATAGTGTACAGGTTTTTCCTTCCAAGCCGCGCAACATCAGAAATTCTAAGCCCTGTGTATCTGAGAATTTGCATGGCTAAGTGAGCCTTGGTGCCGACATGGTGACGGTCCAGATACTGCTCAATTTCAGCCTCTGTAACTGTGTGGTGCCCACCTGAATTATTGGCGACCTTTTTAACGTGCTCTGCTGGGTTGGTTTCAGCTAATCCTACATCAATCGCCCAATTGAACAGGGTCGATAATGCCCGCTTTCTATGGTTCGCCGCTTCTGGCTTATCTCCTTTTTGATCTCTCAGAATCGTGATGTGCTTCTTTTGAAGCCCTTTGAAGTTCATATCTCCCAATTTTTGACCGGACTTACTGAGGCAAGTCTCCTCGCAGATATGATGTAATACCCGCCTTTTCTGAGCGCGTGTGGCAGGGGCATGGGACTTTAGCGCCCTTGTCATGTACTGATCGACCAGCCACTTAAAACTCCCCTCTGCGGGCAGTTTTTTATATGAGACCGGCTTCTTTTCTATGATCCCAAGTTTGGCCTTGGTCAGCTCCAGTTCAAATTCTTCTGTTCCGTACTCAGCTCTAATGCGGATTTTAGGAGCACCTTTCCGGCAATAGTACCAGCGCTGATTGCCGTGGCGGTCTATATCGTAATAGAGGTACTTTTCTTTGGGCTTTGTTTTACGTGTCATGATAATTCACTAAATAAAGTCGCAGTTAGGGCCTTCGTCTGGATAAGCGTCGCCGCCTTCCGATGGCAGATCAGAGAATGCCTTATCCAGCTCCACAATATCCCAGACTCTTTTGGTGGCGATGAGCTTTGCAGCTGGCATCATCTTTTTATCTAGCAGCATATTGAAGGTGGTTACGCTAACACCGATGTAGGATGCTGCATCTGCCCTCCCTAAGCCTCTTGGGGATACCAAGGGGATTCTATCCTTCCTTTCCATCCTTCCCTCCCTCTCTCTGCATCCTCTTTAGCAAAGCCGCTTTACTGTTTAGATAATCGGCAAAGCGGCCTATGGGGTCGCTATGTGTGATTGGCATTGCGGGCCTCGTTGGATTGTTGTTTCTCAGTGGTGGCAATGCTGTCACCAAGCAGTTTTGCCAACTGTAGATACTCGGCTGCTTTTACTGCCAATGCGATGCTGGCGACGGCATCTCCAGCAACTCTTGCCCGCTCCGCACCTGCGGTAAGTTCCTCTGCAATCTGAAATGCTGATTTACTCATTCCTCACCTCCTGCCTGCTGAGAGCGGGCATCCCAAGGCTTATATTTTTGCTCCGCCTTTGGAACGTGACCGGTGCCCCAACCAGTTGTACCTTTTTCGTCAAGCTCATGCTCACAATCGCCGCAAAGAAGGGCACCGCAAACCAAGCCCATTGTTGCGTCACACTCTCGGGTAGCTTTTGCGCCGCAGGAAACGCATTTAAGATTGCCATGCTCTTTGCAATCCTCTTTCCCGCACTTTCCAATCCATGCAATGTCAAAAGCACATTTGGACATATTCACCTCCTGCCCGCTAACTGAGTTGCAGCCCTACGAACGCTCTTAAGCTTGGCCTCTGCCTCTGCTATGGACTTGTAAGCCTCTGATGAATATCCATTCACACCCCACCAGTGGATGCGGTGAAATAGGGTGCCTTTGTCATGGAAAGTCGTGATCTTGGCGCGGGGTAAAGTGT
This genomic window from Pseudovibrio sp. M1P-2-3 contains:
- the cobO gene encoding cob(I)yrinic acid a,c-diamide adenosyltransferase gives rise to the protein MTQEELDARHAEKMRKKKAARDKIMATKTIEKGLLIVHTGKGKGKSTAGFGMIFRSLGHGHKVAVVQFVKGRIETGERMALEKFEDQVTIKRMGEGFTWETQDRQRDIAAARAAWDSAKELITGGEHRLVLLDELNIVLRYDYLPIEEVVEFFKNEKPNDVHVVVTGRNAKDELIEVADLVTEMGQIKHPFRSGVKPQEGIEF
- the cobD gene encoding threonine-phosphate decarboxylase CobD, coding for MKHGGDLSKAICQYGGTRDEWLDLSTGINPQAYPLDLSLVSPSLEPLPEDGAHDALITAARSYYRVPSHLHITAAPGTQSLLHRLPSYFEPQPVAIFKPTYTSHAESWENAGFTVCEVTHISQVPQGCKLVVLVNPNNPDGRSYSHEEILELSKTLKQQKGLLIVDEAFAEITPNRSILPHVKEEPVLVLRSFGKFFGLAGLRLGFAIGHKAITDYLEHELGSWAVSGPALSIGATALADTKWQEDMLQKLEIETSAFHELLKTHGLAIKGSTSLYTLVEAEDALALHQSLAKHHIWTRVFDYNSKWIRFGLPKNEHERARVQQALLAHKEQV
- a CDS encoding IclR family transcriptional regulator, whose translation is MAKDNIKYVGAVEGAVKVMRYLVRAGRPDGVASIGRETDLNVSTTFNILKTLAKEDLVSFDASRKTYAIGMGVLEFSIPLLGKSQSKLIYPILVQLAQEHQIMITLWTVTAGDRIILSERVAPSNIVRADMEIGARLPSLIGAVGRCIAARLPLSKEDAKEAFETFRWQNSPGFDAYWQDVEAARATGYAFDRGNLFKGIDVAAAVVCDQEGQPKLGLSAISIAGQVEDAELVEVANDLTKASTLIEKSLFGAIARES
- a CDS encoding cobyric acid synthase — encoded protein: MAVPALMVQGTGSNVGKSLIVAGLARAFNRRGLKVLPFKPQNMSNNAAVTDDGGEIGRAQALQALAAGVPSSVHMNPVLLKPETETGAQVIVQGKRFGTMKAREYGSRKSELLPFVLESFSKLEKQADLVLVEGAGSPAEVNLRAGDIANMGFAEAADLPVLLAGDIDRGGVIASLVGTWCVLEEAERARIKAFFINKFRGDPSLFDSGLQEIVGRTGWTNAGVVPWFADAAKLPAEDALGLEDGMGEGPLKIIVPVTSRIANFDDLDPLRLEPNVTLELVEAGRPLPADAQVVLLAGSKSTIGDLSFLRAQGWDIDLKAHVRRGGVVLGLCGGYQMLGKTIADPEGVEGGGHVEGLGLLDVHTVLSPKKSVVQNEGTHKASGARVSGYEIHAGQTSGPDCQRPYLNLSQGEEGACSKDHRVFGTYLHGVFTSDEFRQSFLKDLGSHSSLGYAAQVEEGLDALSDHVETHMDLDQLLEIARQR
- a CDS encoding citryl-CoA lyase produces the protein MPKRKDEITSRIGWSTADKINVHGLDLPNEILGHMNLGDLAFLLLKYRAPTPEESRVFNAIVLTLVEHGITPSALAARITYMGAPESLQAAVAAGLCGLGTVFVGSMEGAAKMLSAALPPEKLGTGVDLKALAKDIVADFRSRKAIVPGLGHPVHKPIDPRTPRLFEIAAENGMAGEYVELIQLVQKEAEQASGKVLPINATGAIGAICCEFQFPWNIVRGIGVMARSIGLVGHILEEQNNPMAFELWQRTEEEILKTSGVEK
- a CDS encoding SMP-30/gluconolactonase/LRE family protein is translated as MVDIECLWECDDGLGEAPLWVAEETSVYWSDHVGPAPDPNSSKRPSIRRLNIVSGERRSWELPEQVGSFGLRTGGGLICGTNSGFCTFDLETGVFEKIIDPEPEHPQNRLNDGKIDRRGRFWCGSMDTRLSDKSAHIYCLEPDLTCRKVAQDFSFICSNGIAFDPKDARMYFGDTKGGIIYVFDLDIDTGHIHNRRPFFSVEERSPAIVDGATVDAEGYYWFALNLGGKILRIDPSGRLDREIDMPVRGTTCVTFGGDNYETLFVTSQQSFLTGEELSRHPKPGSIFAVHGLGTQGLPEPKFGATKE
- the cbiB gene encoding adenosylcobinamide-phosphate synthase CbiB; protein product: MLAFEYTPLIVLAAIILDALFGEPEWLWRRLPHPIVLIGNLIGTADLRLNKDGLSPACKKLTGLCFIISLTAAALVLGIFLETLLRLLPFGEAGIAVIGAVFLAQKSLYQHVKAVETGLRRGLEQGRYAVSMIVGRDPKTLDQAGVSRAAIESCSENFSDGITAPLFWFLLLGLPGLLAYKAINTADSMIGHKTERHTDFGWAAARLDDLVNLPASRLSGVFISLSAPIVGGSVSRAFRTIFKYARQHRSPNAGWPEAAMAGALNVALAGPRVYTGYKVDDPYMNPEGRIQLDTCDISRALQVMVSACSLQALAVAVVAFAA
- a CDS encoding tyrosine-type recombinase/integrase, whose product is MTRKTKPKEKYLYYDIDRHGNQRWYYCRKGAPKIRIRAEYGTEEFELELTKAKLGIIEKKPVSYKKLPAEGSFKWLVDQYMTRALKSHAPATRAQKRRVLHHICEETCLSKSGQKLGDMNFKGLQKKHITILRDQKGDKPEAANHRKRALSTLFNWAIDVGLAETNPAEHVKKVANNSGGHHTVTEAEIEQYLDRHHVGTKAHLAMQILRYTGLRISDVARLGRKNLYTIATPDGPQLMFKITPKKSSKLQKTPVTIDLPVLPPLAEALSRVEHGHNIFLVTRTGEPYTVKGFGNRMRSWFDMAGLPHCSAHGIRKAGAVIAAESGATASQLLSMFGWTKLEQAELYTRMAQRKILGKEGARHLLKSAQKSE
- a CDS encoding cysteine hydrolase family protein codes for the protein MNEILLIVDLQPNFSPPEWVITRVQRLAGLMPSVATVIRHNEAIVPFDRQLNWVPNEDDESIVKADRVFIKYGYLPPSELMDYLATCKPERVLVCGIQAETCVLAAGFALFDAGLNPTLIGDAVIGSSLDKSGRKGIELWEHHFGQIIHDHQTILDQYSSSNQADTF